The genomic interval cacatacacacacacacacacacagataaaattAAGTGATTTTAAAAATGAAACCCTGCTCAAATCAAATGGTTTCATACATCCACGTTTTGTGTCTGAAGTGCAGAAAACAAAATTAAACTGAAAAAATGTAGAGATAAAATCTGATAAATAATGAAAAAGCATGCCCATCTTCATTGGTTTCAGTCCTGGGCAATTCTAGTACATGGGGCCGGAGTGGTGTCACCCTTTTCCCCATCCCttgcaaacacagctgatttaaactaattgcattctaaactgaagatcttcattattggagtcaggtgtgttagctggggctggggaaaaagtgtgacaccaatcaagcCCCTGAGGACTCGAGTTGCTCAGGCCTGACTCAAACCTATACAACTAGTATAGAGTTATACAACTATAACTCTATACTTACATACCCACCTATACCTCACCCTCACCCCCTACCTGCATACCCCTCCCCTAGTTTTCCTGCTAGACACAGGGTTCACATGCTTCTGTGCTGACAGGTCTGATCCTTCAGTCTGTGTGTGAGGGACTTGGtgtggctgaggaggaggagaggggaggtagtgGGACTGTTGGAGCAGGCACTGGTCACCTCTATCAAACACAATGTCCAGTTCAGGATACAAAGTGAGGTTGGAAGCAGAGGAGTCTCGTTGCATATTGAGGTTGAATGTTGTGAACCtgtctgtgtctgggtgtgtgtacAGTTTGTGCATCAATATATGTCTGAATCTGCATGTGCCTGTGTGTTAGTTAGTGAGTCAATGAGAGGGACTGTGTATGTGCTCATGGGATGGGGCCAGCGTGGGGGTTGGCGGACACAGGGCCTCTCCCTTGTCCCCAGACATGGGCAGGTTTATAGGGCTTGTGTCTTGAGCTCGATGGGCTCCCCACGGTTGTCCTGCTGGGTCTCCGTCTCGGGGGGTCGGCTGCCCTTCAGTGTGGCCAGGCGCTCAGACAGACCACGCATACGGGGGAACAGCATGAAATCGTACAGAAGAGCTCCCATAGCACCTCCTATCATGGGACCCACCCAGTACacctgaaacacaacacacacacaaagtttaTCATGAAGATACGGTACAAGCAACATGTAATGTTGTATATTGGCTACACTATTAATTACTATAAGATCATAGAATCCATTGTGATTTGATTATTTGATATTTGCACAAAATATTTCAAATTCTACGTTATGGTGTATGTGTGTTTCCTACCCAGTGGTTTACAAAGTTCCTGAAGAGCACAGCGGGGGCGAAAGACCTTGCAGGGTTCATTCCAGCACCGGTGTAGTACATCTACAGCAGAGAAGGACAATTGGGCGCTCAGAATACAGACTGGCAAAGAGTACATTTCTGTTGTACACAATGCAAGTCTGTTTTTGTGTGTGCTCCACTATGAGGATATAAGTGTTTTGGGAATTGCGTGTGTTTTCTCCTACCAGTGTGTGtaagtgttagtgtgtgtgtgttgctcaccCCCATGAGGTGTCCGATGGTGACAGCGAAGCCGATGGACAGGGCAGCAGAGCCCATGCGTCCGTTCCTCCTCTCATCTGTCACGGCAAAGATACATATCACTAGCTGCATGGTCAGGAACACCTCCACTGTGGTACCCATGCCCAGGCTGATACCAGGCTGCAGCTGTAGACGGCCAGAGGAGAAAAATATGCATCAGACTTTAGGTCCTTTGTGAACAACTCACTTTGTAAATTAAGTGTGTCCTCTTTCTAGTTAAGTGTATATTATGTATACAATTAGTTGTGGCTTTAAAGGCCTGTAACAGGACATGACAGCAATCGAAGATGGAACACATAACTCAAACTGTAAAACGTTCAGGGGCTTCACTGCTATGGCCTCAGCTCTACACAACGCTAATGGCATGTAATTGTGGTCATTGTACCACAGCAACTGTAGTTACCAGTAGGTTCCATGATGATTCCCTAATACCTGTTCATCTCTACCCATTCTAAATCCCCATTAGCATTAAGAAGCCTAccaaaaaatgttttgctacTTTGAGCTGATATATATGGACCCTTAATGCACCATAAAGGGAATAGGCCCGGTGCTATTTGAGATGTGCACTTGGTGGGTGGTGCCTTACCGTGTTGAGAGCCATGTTGCCCCTCATGTTGTTGGGGGTGACCCCATAGAGCACAGCGGCCCCGGCCACGGCCCCCAGGATCTGGGCAGCCCAGTAGAAAAAGGCGCGGAACAACGACATCTGGGAACCCACCAGGTAGGCAAAGGTGACAGCCGGGTTAATGTGGCCGCCACTAATGTGACCAATGGACTGGATCATGGTGGCAGCTGCCAAGCCGAAGCACAGCGCCACATGCAGTATGTGGTTGGGTCCGGTTGTCCAGCGCAGCGCGGCACCCATGCCGAAAAACACAAAGAACATGGTTCCGAAGAACTCTGCGAAGACTGCCCGCCAAAACGTCATGGACCGGAACTCCCACATGCTGACTGTTCACTGGACGCTCCTTGTAACAGAAAATGTTTTTCTCACAAAATAAAAGTTGTCAAGGTGAATCTAGAAAAGGTAAGCGTGTACGTTTTAAAAGTCTTGCTGCTCGTTTGcacttaaaaaaaatgttttaatcccTTTGGAGGTCAGTTTGCTGGGCTGACCCAAACGCTGTCTTACTTAGCCAATCAGTTGGAAGACAAACAGTTAAAAAAGTTGACAGAGGAATCCACCAGACAGATCTAGCTCTAAGCTACAGACGATCTCAAGTTGGCGCGAAGGCAGTCAAACATCAACTCAGCTGTGCTCGCCTCCACTGGCCACCTGCCGTAGCAAcataggtatgtgtgtgtgggaatgtgtgtgtgtgtctcagaatAGTTGTCAAGAGGAGATGTGCATTGATGCTAGAGGGGTGTTTCTAGAGTAGAGACAGGAATAGACGGACTGTCCTAGGGACGTTTTAGCCTCTCTGACGGAGGGGAGAAGGCCCACCGGGGGCTTTataacccccctcccccccagggCCCAGTGACGCCATAATCCCAGGGGTGGACACACAGAATGGCCCAAATCAAACAATTTTAACCTCTTTGTTGCCTCccacaacagaagagaggggaagagagggactgtaagggaggaagagaaaaggGTGAGATTGACACAAGAGAGGAGGCAATTAAGAAAGAGCAAGGGTGACTGGGTGACTGGGTGAGTATAAGGACTAGGGGGGAGATCAACCCCACAGAAGTGATGAGAGGAGTTTGTCTAGTCTCATAGTGTCATATGCACTGTATGTTATCTGTTGACACATCATAACCATAATAACCATGGGAACAAGTGCTGATGGCggagaacacacacaaacacacacacacacagtgatccAAGGGGGGCCCCAGACAGATGAGCCTTAAGCCAACAGTGTGCGGAATTGACTCATAAATAGAAATGCCTGACCTTGTGAAACCATTGTCTTAGCATCGAGCATGTGTGCCACATGTGCACAGTGGAACCACTTGGTGTTTTAGAAACATGTTTGTAGTTATCATTCACAACTGATAAGATGTGTTTTTTGCAGATTTTTCCCACATGGCAGAGGTGCTGCACTCACACTATTCACTGACCTCAAATCCCAACAGTGTTATTGACAGAGGTGTTAAGCATACGTAAGTGGTTATAAGCACTACTTAAGGGCTATGAACAAAACATTGAAGCTGGGAGCGTGACATGGGGACCTTAGATGTCTGCATAACATAGAAGCATAGGGCACTTCTTTAAAGCAATTAACTTGACATTGACACCCAAAGCACAGTACAGAGGCATGCATATTTACATATAAACTTTGACTACTGCTCCAAAGTGGtagaaaacaaatacatttcaaaACTTAACTAAATATTTAAGTTGTGAACTAACTACAAATATCAGCTTTGTAAAGGGCAGCCCTGACAAAACAGTCAGGTATCACTtagacacatctctctctctcttgtcttgctctctctcttgctctcactctctctctcaatttcaattcaatttaagggctttattggcatgggaaacacatgttaacattgccaaagcaagtgaagtagataataaacaaaagtgaaataaacaatacaaattaacaataaacatgactctctctttctctctctctctctcggccagCGTTCCAGGAGGTGCTGGGCTGCTCAGTGGAGAATTGAATAGGCAGAGGTTTGTATTGTGTATGAGGGCGTGTGTGCCAGGCAGGAGGGGTGAGAGGCAGGGTGGCCCACTAGCAGCCAAAGCCCTGAACAATCCATGCATGGGGCTGAGGACAAGGGGAGGGACAGGGTAGGACAGTGGCAGGGGACAGGGGAAACAGGGGTTATTGAGCTCCAACGCTGGAGCATATTGCTGACCAGTCCAAAGCCGTCACTGGGCAGTGGGCCATGAATGGAGAACGCTGATCTCACCATTTTAACTTTTTTAATACACCGAAAAAACACAATGCAAAATGCTGGCGGCACGAGGCAGTTATTTTCTACTGTTTGTTAGGGGGGTGTATAGATGAAAGAGCAGATCCATGTGTGTTTGAAGGGGTGCATATGTGCATGAGTGTGCATGAGATGGTGTGCGCACATGCATTTATGCACACgcagatatgtgtgtgtgcacaaatTGTTATGTTTCAATAATGATTGCGAAGTGTTTATTCTACAACATTCATAGCTTTATATAGTAAACACAAACATGTACATAAGAAATTGCAACGAAACATACATTGCACTTTTCACTAATATAACATATTGAGAGTAAAATGTTGAAGTAAAACATTTCAAAAACATATTCAAGGTAAATAAATACTAAAATAAGAAGGTGCAAATGAAATATATAATTCCACCAAATTCCTGTTTTCCATCTATATTTACATGAATGTAGTTTCCTCTAATTGCTCATTACAAACCCAGTATtgttttaataataatatataatatatatatgccatttagcagacgcttttatccaaagcgacttacagtcatgtgtgcatacattctacgtatgggtggtcccggggatcaaacccactaccctggcgttacaagcgccatgctctaccaactgagctacagaaggaccaataacaataataatttggtgggtgcttatatttgtcctagtTCACATACATACAAGTGTGTATTAATACGCATGTGTGAATTggaagtgtttttttttgttgcatatcCCAATTCCTCTGATACACCCTTGGAAAGTGGGGCCATTATCAACGGCGAACCAGGAGCAAGTGAGTGAGTCTGTAAAAGGCTGATCCAACAACCTATTTAGAGGGGGTAGGGAGTGAGTCTGTGAAAGGCTGATCCCCACTACCTATTTCAATGAATTCCCTAGTTTTCCAGAAATCTCAACTGGAAGATTCCTGGAATCAGGAAAGAATAAGTAGGAAATCCTACTGAAAAATTGGGAATTTATTTAACGTTCCCGGACTTTAGCAACCGTACTGCTCCCACAACTTTACTCCTGTGTGTcgcggttttcatatggtgaaggagagtcggaccaaactgcagcgtgtcgattgcgatccatgtttatttaaacaaacgtaaacacgactaaacacaaacactacaaaacaataaacgaaatgaaaactgaaaacagcctatacatgtgtcaactaacatcgaacaaggacatcaagacactcaggacaatcacccacaatacaaccaaagaatatggctgcctaaatatggttcccaatcagagacaacgataaacacctgcctctgattgagaaccacttcagacagccatagactttcctagaacaccccactaagctacaaccccactaagctacacaccacatacaaaaacccatgtcacaccctggcctgaccaaatacatgaagaaaaacacaaaatacttcgaccagggcgtgacactgtgtcattagaggccACTGATCTGATGACCTATTTGACAGTGAATAGCAGAATTGCAGAGCTTTGAGGTGAGAGAGCCTCAGATACATGGAGATGCCAGAGATAAtggcctgtgtgagtgtgtcaatgATTAGGGTAGGCCTCTTTAGCATTTCAAAAcattaacagacagggtgagtaatgataaaatacactgctcaaaaaaataaagggaacactaaaataacacatcttagatctgaatgaatgaaatattcttaataaatacatttctttacatagttgaatgtgctgacaacaaaatcacaaattatcaatggaaatcaaatttatcaactcatggaggtctggatttggagtcacactcaaaattaaagtgaaaaatcacactacaggctgatccaactttgatgtaatgtccttaaaacaagtcaaaatgaggctcagcagtgtgtgtggcctcaacgtgcctgtatgacctccctacaatgcctgggcatgctcctgatgaggtggcggatggtctcctgagggatc from Oncorhynchus keta strain PuntledgeMale-10-30-2019 chromosome 27, Oket_V2, whole genome shotgun sequence carries:
- the LOC118359661 gene encoding lens fiber major intrinsic protein-like, producing the protein MWEFRSMTFWRAVFAEFFGTMFFVFFGMGAALRWTTGPNHILHVALCFGLAAATMIQSIGHISGGHINPAVTFAYLVGSQMSLFRAFFYWAAQILGAVAGAAVLYGVTPNNMRGNMALNTLQPGISLGMGTTVEVFLTMQLVICIFAVTDERRNGRMGSAALSIGFAVTIGHLMGMYYTGAGMNPARSFAPAVLFRNFVNHWVYWVGPMIGGAMGALLYDFMLFPRMRGLSERLATLKGSRPPETETQQDNRGEPIELKTQAL